A window of Amycolatopsis australiensis contains these coding sequences:
- a CDS encoding glycosyltransferase, translating to MARFLFVVPPLVGHVNPAVGVAAGLAARGHEVAWAGHEELLWQLAGPDALVFSCGLPAGAGERPAGLKGPAALRYLWEGFLVPLADAMAPGVAAAIEAFAPHVVVADQQALAGGLLAEARGLPWVTSATTSAELVDPLSGMPKVAEWVESLLDGLRTRIAGGRGTADPRFSPHGVLAFTTRELLGPAAVPPQVRLVGPALGARPSTTDFPWEWLDPAVPTVLVSLGTANTEAGAGFLAAAAEAFARLDARAVLADPGGVLAAVPPNVLVRPRVPQLALLSRVAAVLCHAGHNTVCEALWHGLPLVVAPIRDDQPIVAAQVVTAGAGIRLRFARPDADRIAEAVGKVLREPSYRRAAEAVGESFRAAGGSAAAAGQLEQLALESLARPRP from the coding sequence GTGGCCCGGTTCCTGTTCGTCGTCCCGCCCCTGGTCGGGCACGTCAACCCGGCCGTGGGCGTCGCGGCCGGACTGGCCGCGCGCGGGCACGAGGTCGCCTGGGCCGGGCACGAGGAGCTGCTGTGGCAGCTCGCGGGCCCGGACGCGCTGGTGTTCTCCTGCGGCCTCCCGGCGGGTGCGGGCGAGCGTCCGGCCGGGCTCAAGGGCCCGGCCGCGCTGCGGTACCTGTGGGAAGGCTTCCTGGTCCCGCTGGCCGACGCGATGGCGCCCGGCGTGGCCGCGGCGATCGAGGCGTTCGCGCCGCACGTCGTGGTCGCCGACCAGCAGGCACTGGCCGGTGGGCTGCTGGCGGAGGCCCGCGGCCTGCCGTGGGTCACCTCGGCGACGACGTCGGCCGAGCTGGTCGACCCGCTGTCCGGCATGCCGAAGGTCGCGGAGTGGGTGGAGTCGCTGCTCGACGGGCTCCGCACGCGCATCGCCGGCGGCCGCGGCACGGCGGACCCGCGGTTCTCCCCGCACGGCGTCCTGGCGTTCACGACCCGCGAGCTGCTCGGCCCGGCCGCGGTGCCGCCGCAGGTCCGGCTCGTCGGCCCGGCCCTGGGCGCGCGTCCGTCCACAACGGACTTCCCGTGGGAGTGGCTGGACCCGGCCGTGCCGACGGTGCTGGTGTCACTGGGCACGGCCAACACCGAGGCGGGCGCGGGCTTCCTGGCGGCCGCGGCCGAGGCGTTCGCCCGGCTGGACGCGCGGGCGGTGCTCGCCGACCCGGGCGGGGTGCTCGCCGCGGTGCCGCCGAACGTCCTGGTGCGGCCGCGGGTGCCGCAGCTGGCGCTGCTGAGCAGGGTGGCCGCGGTGCTGTGCCACGCGGGCCACAACACGGTGTGCGAGGCGCTGTGGCACGGGCTGCCGCTGGTGGTGGCCCCGATCCGCGACGACCAGCCGATCGTGGCGGCCCAGGTGGTGACGGCGGGAGCGGGCATCCGGCTGCGCTTCGCCCGCCCGGACGCGGACCGCATTGCGGAGGCGGTCGGGAAGGTGCTGCGAGAGCCGTCGTACCGCCGGGCCGCGGAGGCGGTGGGGGAGTCGTTCCGCGCGGCCGGGGGAAGTGCCGCGGCGGCGGGGCAGCTGGAACAGCTCGCGCTGGAGAGCCTGGCCCGCCCGCGGCCCTGA
- a CDS encoding PHP domain-containing protein, translating into MRLPPDGHVHTEWSWDTMTGSMIGSCERALALGLPSVAFTEHADLTPWLIPEPVRPLLPDHFTVRLRPDGVLEPPDLDVSGYLACVAECRDRFPDLLILSGVELSEPHWHRVRADALLAAHDFDRVLGSVHSLPDGEHHQELTVVADRPPGDLLRAYLAEVLDLVESSAGFAVLAHIDYALRSWPAAAPPFAAADFADEFRTVLRALAASGRALEVNTKVPLPGEVVRWWFEAGGDAVAFGSDAHEPALVGHGFAEAAALVEACGFRPGRTPHDFWRR; encoded by the coding sequence ATGCGCCTGCCGCCGGACGGGCACGTCCACACCGAATGGTCCTGGGACACCATGACCGGGTCGATGATCGGCTCGTGCGAGCGGGCGCTCGCGCTGGGGCTGCCGTCGGTGGCGTTCACCGAGCACGCGGACCTGACGCCGTGGCTGATCCCCGAGCCGGTCCGGCCGCTGCTGCCGGACCACTTCACGGTGCGGCTGCGGCCCGACGGCGTCCTCGAGCCGCCCGACCTCGACGTCTCCGGCTACCTGGCCTGCGTGGCCGAATGCCGGGACCGGTTCCCGGATCTGCTGATCCTCTCCGGTGTGGAGCTGAGCGAGCCGCACTGGCACCGGGTGCGCGCCGACGCGCTGCTGGCCGCCCACGACTTCGACCGCGTGCTGGGTTCGGTGCACTCCCTGCCGGACGGGGAGCACCACCAGGAGCTGACGGTGGTCGCGGACCGGCCGCCGGGCGACCTGCTGCGGGCGTACCTGGCGGAGGTGCTGGACCTGGTCGAGTCGTCAGCGGGCTTCGCGGTGCTCGCGCACATCGATTACGCGCTGCGGTCCTGGCCCGCGGCGGCGCCGCCGTTCGCGGCGGCGGACTTCGCCGACGAGTTCCGCACCGTGCTGCGGGCGCTCGCGGCGAGCGGCCGGGCCCTGGAGGTCAACACGAAGGTGCCGCTGCCGGGCGAGGTGGTGCGCTGGTGGTTCGAGGCAGGCGGCGACGCGGTCGCGTTCGGCAGTGACGCGCACGAGCCGGCACTCGTCGGGCACGGTTTCGCGGAGGCGGCGGCGCTGGTCGAGGCGTGCGGTTTCCGCCCGGGCCGGACCCCGCACGACTTCTGGCGCCGCTGA
- the ligD gene encoding non-homologous end-joining DNA ligase, protein MAQKSAAVELEVGHRTVRISNPDRVYFPARGETKLDLVNYYLSVGDGIVNALRERPCMLHRFPSGVAGEKVHQKRVPHGAPPWLETVRVDFPRYGRHAYELCVTELAHVAWAVQMSTVEFHPWNSRRADTEKPDEWRIDLDPMPDCGFDRVRRVAHVAQEVLDELGAVGWPKTSGGRGLHVYVRIEPRWGFSEVRRAALAFAREVERRAPDDVTTTWWRKDRDPRMLFVDYNQNARDHTIASAYSVRGNPEGTVSTPIRWDEIDDVEPGDFTIATVPARFAELGDLHAGIDGAVFSLDPLLEWAERDGVEEPPEPD, encoded by the coding sequence ATGGCGCAGAAGTCGGCGGCGGTCGAGCTCGAGGTCGGGCACCGGACCGTGCGGATCTCCAACCCCGACCGGGTGTACTTCCCGGCCCGCGGCGAGACGAAGCTCGACCTGGTCAACTACTACCTCTCGGTGGGCGACGGCATCGTCAACGCGCTGCGCGAGCGGCCGTGCATGCTGCACCGGTTCCCGTCGGGCGTGGCGGGGGAGAAGGTCCACCAGAAGCGCGTCCCGCACGGCGCGCCGCCGTGGCTGGAGACCGTCCGGGTCGACTTCCCGCGCTACGGACGGCACGCCTACGAGCTGTGCGTCACCGAGCTGGCGCACGTCGCGTGGGCGGTGCAGATGTCCACAGTGGAGTTCCACCCGTGGAACTCGCGCCGCGCCGACACCGAGAAGCCCGACGAGTGGCGCATCGACCTCGACCCGATGCCCGACTGCGGCTTCGACCGCGTCCGCCGGGTCGCGCACGTCGCCCAGGAGGTTCTCGACGAGCTCGGCGCGGTCGGCTGGCCGAAGACCTCCGGCGGCCGCGGGCTGCACGTCTACGTCCGGATCGAGCCCCGTTGGGGGTTCTCGGAGGTCCGGCGGGCGGCTCTCGCCTTCGCGCGCGAGGTGGAGCGTCGTGCTCCGGACGACGTCACGACGACCTGGTGGCGCAAGGACCGTGACCCGCGGATGCTGTTCGTCGACTACAACCAGAACGCCCGTGACCATACGATCGCCAGCGCTTACTCCGTGCGGGGTAACCCGGAAGGCACGGTTTCGACGCCGATCCGGTGGGACGAGATCGACGACGTCGAGCCCGGTGACTTCACCATCGCTACCGTGCCGGCGCGCTTTGCCGAGCTGGGTGACCTTCATGCCGGGATCGACGGCGCTGTCTTCTCCCTCGATCCGCTGCTGGAGTGGGCCGAGCGTGATGGTGTCGAGGAGCCTCCGGAGCCGGACTGA
- a CDS encoding thiolase family protein, whose protein sequence is MTDAVIVDAVRTPIGKGKPNGTLAGVHPVDLHAHALRSLLERTGVDPARVDDVISGAVGQIGEQSTNTARWAALAAGLPESVPAVTVDRQCGSSQQAVHFAAQGVIAGAYDVVIASGVESMSRVPMGSQVAGRDPFGPQIAARYPDGLVPQGISAELIAAKWGFTRAQLDEFSAESHQRAAKAWAAGKFAGEVVPLKAPGPDGALVDVTTDETVRPATTPEILAGLKPAFRADVWERRFPDLGWHVTAGNSSPINDGAAALMITSSETAAALGLRPRARIHSFAVAGDDPLYMLTGVIPATRTVLARAGLEVSDIDAFEVNEAFASVVLAWQAEIGADLAKVNVNGGAIALGHPLGGSGARLMTTLLSVLEQTGGRYGLQTMCEAGGLANATIIERLD, encoded by the coding sequence ATGACGGACGCGGTGATCGTCGACGCGGTACGGACCCCGATCGGCAAGGGCAAGCCCAACGGCACACTGGCCGGGGTGCACCCGGTCGACCTGCACGCCCACGCGCTGCGTTCGCTGCTCGAGCGCACCGGTGTCGACCCGGCGCGCGTCGACGACGTGATCAGCGGCGCCGTCGGCCAGATCGGCGAGCAGAGCACGAACACCGCCCGCTGGGCCGCGCTGGCGGCCGGGCTGCCGGAGTCGGTGCCCGCGGTGACCGTCGACCGCCAGTGCGGCAGCAGCCAGCAGGCCGTCCACTTCGCCGCGCAGGGTGTCATCGCCGGCGCGTACGACGTCGTGATCGCCTCCGGTGTCGAGTCGATGAGCCGGGTGCCGATGGGCAGCCAGGTGGCCGGGCGGGACCCGTTCGGCCCGCAGATCGCCGCTCGCTACCCGGACGGCCTGGTGCCGCAGGGCATCAGCGCGGAGCTGATCGCCGCCAAGTGGGGCTTCACCCGGGCGCAGCTGGACGAGTTTTCCGCGGAAAGCCACCAGCGCGCCGCGAAGGCGTGGGCGGCGGGCAAGTTCGCGGGCGAGGTGGTGCCGCTCAAGGCACCGGGTCCCGACGGCGCCCTCGTGGACGTCACGACCGACGAGACGGTCCGCCCGGCCACCACACCCGAGATCCTCGCCGGCCTCAAGCCCGCGTTCCGCGCGGACGTCTGGGAGCGGCGGTTCCCGGACCTCGGCTGGCACGTCACGGCGGGCAACTCGTCACCGATCAACGACGGCGCGGCGGCCCTCATGATCACCAGCAGCGAGACGGCGGCAGCGCTGGGCCTGCGGCCACGGGCCCGCATCCACAGCTTCGCGGTCGCCGGCGACGACCCGTTGTACATGCTGACGGGCGTCATCCCGGCAACGCGCACGGTACTGGCGCGCGCGGGACTGGAGGTATCGGACATCGACGCGTTCGAGGTGAACGAGGCGTTCGCCAGCGTGGTACTGGCCTGGCAGGCGGAGATCGGCGCGGACCTGGCGAAGGTCAACGTGAACGGCGGCGCGATAGCACTGGGCCACCCACTGGGAGGCAGCGGCGCCCGGCTGATGACAACGCTGCTGTCGGTGCTGGAGCAGACGGGCGGCCGCTACGGCCTGCAGACGATGTGCGAAGCGGGCGGCCTGGCCAACGCAACGATCATCGAGCGCCTGGACTGA
- a CDS encoding discoidin domain-containing protein, translating to MRTKRLLSRAATCAALSLVLATPAVPASATPAAAPAVQPAAQAAVATYTASSQLAGYPASNAGDGNQDTYWESTNNQFPQWIQADLGAPTDVAQLVLKLPVANWGARTETFSVQGSTDGTTFTDLKPSAGYLFDPAKANTVTVDVTGKPRFVRLNVSANTGWPAAQLSEFEVHGPAGGDTQPPSAPGNLAYTQPSSGQIRLTWSASTDNTGVTGYDVYANGQLRGSVAGNVLTYTDSQPDSATVAYFVRAKDAAGNQSANSNTVTRTGTQAGTNLALGKPITASSAQYDFVAANANDNSLTTYWEGGGGTYPNLLTVALGSNADLNQVVVKLNPDPAWGPRTQTIAVEGREQSSSAFTTLVPAQTYGFDPATGNTVTIPVGGRAADVRLRVTANSGAGGGQAAEFQVFGVPAPNPDLTISGVSWSPQNPVETDAITASATVRNAGTAASGATNVNLYLGTTKVGTANVGALAAGASTTVSANIGTRDAGSYQLTAKVDEANAVIEQNEANNSYTASTALVVSPVQSSDLVAATSWSPDNPAAGNVVTFSTTLRNQGTIASAGGGHGVTVTIADQNGTVVKTLTGSYTGTIAPGATAAPVTVGTWSAANGRYTVKTVVANDANELPVKQGNNTGTQALFVGRGANMPYDMYEAEDGVVAGGAAVVGPNRTIGDLAGEASGRRAVTLNSTGASVEFTTRAATNTLVTRFSIPDAPGGGGINATLNVYVDGTFLKAIDLTSHYAWLYGAETGPGNSPGSGPRHIYDEAGMLLGTTVPAGHKIKLQKDAANSTNYAIDFVNFELATAQANPDPAHFAVPAGFTQQDVQNALDKVRQDTTLTGVYLPAGNYSLSSKLNVYGKPVTVTGAGPWFTKFSAPSGQENTDIGVDVQASANGSTFSGFAVFGNYTSRIDGPGKVFNLTDVANLTIDNIWVEHQVVMVWGTNVDNTTIKNSRIRDTFADGINLTNGSTGNHVTNNEARSTGDDSFALFAATDINQGNQYDNVFENLTSLTPWRAAGLAVYGGYNNTFRNFYIADTLTYSAITISSLDFGYPFLGFGPPPTTVQNASLVRDGGHFWGQQTFPAIWLFSASKEFRGIRVSDVDIQSPTYSGVMFQTKYDGTTPEHPVEDTVLTNVSITGAHRSGDAFDAKSGIGIWANELPEPGQGPAVGSATFTGLTLSDNDQDIRNTTSTFTIIRT from the coding sequence ATGAGAACGAAGCGACTTCTGTCGCGCGCGGCGACCTGCGCCGCCCTGTCCCTCGTCCTGGCCACCCCCGCCGTCCCGGCGAGCGCCACGCCCGCGGCCGCCCCGGCCGTCCAGCCCGCCGCCCAAGCCGCCGTCGCCACCTACACCGCCAGCAGCCAGCTCGCCGGCTATCCCGCCTCGAACGCCGGCGACGGGAACCAGGACACCTACTGGGAAAGCACCAACAACCAGTTCCCGCAATGGATCCAGGCCGACCTCGGCGCCCCCACGGACGTCGCGCAGCTCGTGCTCAAGCTGCCCGTCGCGAACTGGGGCGCCCGCACCGAGACCTTCAGCGTGCAGGGCAGCACCGACGGGACGACCTTCACCGACCTGAAGCCCTCGGCCGGCTACCTGTTCGACCCGGCCAAGGCCAACACGGTCACCGTGGACGTCACCGGCAAGCCCCGGTTCGTCCGGTTGAACGTCAGCGCCAACACCGGCTGGCCCGCCGCGCAGCTGTCCGAGTTCGAGGTGCACGGCCCGGCCGGCGGGGACACGCAGCCGCCGTCGGCGCCGGGCAACCTCGCCTACACCCAGCCGTCGAGCGGCCAGATCCGGCTCACCTGGTCGGCCTCGACCGACAACACCGGCGTCACCGGCTACGACGTCTACGCCAACGGCCAGCTCCGCGGCAGCGTCGCCGGAAACGTCCTGACCTACACCGACAGCCAGCCCGACAGCGCGACCGTCGCCTACTTCGTCCGCGCGAAAGACGCGGCGGGCAACCAGTCGGCGAACAGCAACACCGTGACGCGCACCGGCACCCAGGCCGGCACGAACCTCGCGCTCGGCAAGCCCATCACGGCGTCTTCGGCGCAGTACGACTTCGTCGCCGCGAACGCCAACGACAACTCCCTGACCACGTACTGGGAGGGCGGTGGCGGCACCTACCCGAACCTGCTGACCGTCGCGCTCGGCTCGAACGCCGACCTGAACCAGGTCGTCGTCAAGCTCAACCCCGACCCGGCCTGGGGCCCGCGGACGCAGACGATCGCCGTCGAAGGCCGTGAGCAGAGCAGCTCGGCGTTCACCACGCTCGTGCCCGCGCAGACCTACGGCTTCGACCCCGCGACCGGCAACACCGTGACGATCCCCGTGGGCGGCCGCGCCGCCGACGTCCGCTTGCGCGTCACCGCCAACTCCGGGGCCGGCGGCGGGCAGGCCGCGGAGTTCCAGGTCTTCGGCGTCCCGGCGCCGAACCCCGACCTGACGATCTCGGGTGTGTCGTGGTCGCCGCAGAACCCCGTGGAGACCGACGCGATCACCGCGTCCGCGACCGTCCGCAACGCCGGGACGGCCGCCTCGGGCGCGACGAACGTCAACCTCTACCTGGGCACCACCAAGGTCGGCACCGCGAACGTCGGCGCGCTCGCCGCCGGCGCGTCCACGACGGTGTCGGCGAACATCGGCACCCGGGACGCGGGCAGCTACCAGCTGACCGCGAAGGTCGACGAGGCCAACGCCGTCATCGAACAGAACGAGGCCAACAACTCCTACACCGCCTCCACCGCGCTGGTCGTCAGCCCGGTCCAGAGCTCCGACCTCGTCGCGGCCACCTCGTGGTCGCCGGACAACCCCGCCGCGGGCAACGTCGTCACCTTCAGCACGACGCTGCGCAACCAGGGCACGATCGCGTCGGCAGGCGGCGGGCACGGCGTCACGGTGACGATCGCCGACCAGAACGGCACCGTCGTGAAGACGCTGACCGGAAGCTACACCGGGACCATCGCGCCCGGAGCGACCGCGGCTCCCGTCACCGTCGGCACGTGGAGCGCGGCCAACGGCCGGTACACCGTCAAGACCGTCGTCGCCAACGACGCCAACGAGCTGCCGGTGAAGCAGGGCAACAACACCGGCACGCAGGCGCTGTTCGTCGGCCGCGGCGCGAACATGCCCTACGACATGTACGAGGCCGAGGACGGCGTGGTCGCCGGCGGCGCCGCGGTGGTCGGCCCGAACCGCACGATCGGCGACCTCGCGGGCGAGGCGTCGGGACGCAGGGCCGTGACGCTGAACTCGACCGGCGCGTCGGTGGAGTTCACCACCCGCGCGGCGACCAACACGCTCGTCACGCGGTTCTCCATCCCGGACGCGCCGGGCGGCGGTGGCATCAACGCCACGCTGAACGTCTACGTCGACGGCACCTTCCTCAAGGCGATCGACCTGACCTCGCACTACGCGTGGCTCTACGGCGCCGAAACCGGGCCGGGCAATTCACCGGGCAGCGGACCGCGGCACATCTACGACGAGGCCGGCATGCTGCTCGGCACGACCGTGCCGGCCGGGCACAAGATCAAGCTGCAGAAGGACGCGGCCAACAGCACGAACTACGCGATCGACTTCGTGAACTTCGAGCTGGCCACCGCGCAGGCCAACCCGGACCCGGCGCACTTCGCGGTCCCGGCCGGCTTCACCCAGCAGGACGTGCAGAACGCGCTCGACAAGGTGCGGCAGGACACCACCCTCACCGGGGTCTACCTGCCGGCCGGGAACTACTCGCTCTCGAGCAAGCTGAACGTCTACGGCAAGCCCGTGACGGTCACCGGCGCGGGGCCGTGGTTCACGAAGTTCTCCGCGCCGTCCGGGCAGGAGAACACCGACATCGGCGTCGACGTGCAGGCGAGCGCGAACGGCTCGACGTTCAGCGGGTTCGCCGTGTTCGGGAACTACACTTCCCGGATCGACGGCCCCGGCAAGGTGTTCAACCTGACCGATGTCGCGAACCTGACCATCGACAACATCTGGGTGGAGCACCAGGTCGTGATGGTGTGGGGCACCAACGTGGACAACACGACGATCAAGAACTCCCGGATCCGCGACACCTTCGCCGACGGGATCAACCTCACCAACGGCAGCACCGGCAACCACGTCACCAACAACGAGGCCCGGTCCACCGGCGACGACAGCTTCGCGCTGTTCGCCGCCACGGACATCAACCAGGGCAACCAGTACGACAACGTGTTCGAGAACCTGACCTCGCTCACCCCGTGGCGCGCGGCCGGGCTCGCGGTGTACGGCGGGTACAACAACACCTTCCGCAACTTCTACATCGCCGACACGCTGACGTATTCGGCGATCACGATCAGCTCGCTCGACTTCGGCTACCCGTTCCTCGGGTTCGGGCCGCCGCCGACGACGGTCCAGAACGCCTCCCTCGTCCGCGACGGCGGCCACTTCTGGGGCCAGCAGACCTTTCCGGCGATCTGGCTGTTCTCCGCGTCCAAGGAGTTCCGCGGGATCCGGGTGTCCGATGTGGACATCCAGAGCCCGACCTACAGCGGCGTCATGTTCCAGACCAAGTACGACGGCACCACGCCGGAGCACCCGGTCGAGGACAC
- a CDS encoding GNAT family N-acetyltransferase, translating into MTVSLCTPEDLPELLGSAAALFAEDGGRRDPFMDTGWPARDGAAYYSALIGDPRCLCLLAGGGHLIGRLRSPDPLRPAAVTAVLESMRVGPAHRRSGAGTALVRAFLAWAAENGANEVTVQAYAANEGALAFYRAQGFEPFELTLRHRNGWLSTVDSSH; encoded by the coding sequence ATGACGGTTTCCCTGTGCACCCCCGAAGACCTCCCGGAGCTGCTCGGCTCGGCCGCGGCGCTGTTCGCCGAGGACGGTGGCCGCCGGGATCCGTTCATGGACACCGGCTGGCCCGCCCGCGACGGCGCGGCCTACTACTCGGCCCTCATCGGCGACCCGCGCTGCCTGTGCCTGCTGGCCGGCGGCGGCCACCTGATCGGACGGCTGCGCTCACCGGATCCGCTGCGGCCCGCCGCCGTCACCGCCGTCCTGGAAAGCATGCGCGTCGGCCCCGCGCACCGCCGGTCCGGCGCCGGCACCGCCCTGGTCCGCGCGTTTCTCGCGTGGGCCGCGGAAAACGGCGCTAACGAGGTCACCGTGCAGGCTTACGCTGCCAACGAAGGCGCCTTGGCGTTCTACCGCGCGCAAGGCTTCGAGCCTTTCGAGCTGACCTTGCGTCACCGGAACGGGTGGCTATCCACAGTGGACAGCTCGCACTAG
- a CDS encoding winged helix-turn-helix transcriptional regulator: MVRRGRECSVAEALEVVGERWSLLALREIMLGERRFNRIAENTGASRDILAARLRKLVDAGVLEKVQYEDHPPRFEYYPTEAGRALQPILLGLMAWGDKYVHRGEPPTLWRHACGEVLTPATVCAHCGDPADAPGTRAIRLGAVR, translated from the coding sequence ATGGTCCGGCGCGGTCGCGAATGCTCGGTCGCCGAGGCCCTCGAGGTCGTCGGCGAACGCTGGAGCCTGCTGGCGCTGCGCGAGATCATGCTGGGCGAGCGGCGGTTCAACCGGATCGCGGAGAACACCGGCGCCAGCCGAGACATCCTGGCGGCCCGGCTGCGCAAGCTCGTCGACGCGGGCGTGCTCGAGAAGGTGCAGTACGAGGACCACCCACCGCGCTTCGAGTACTACCCGACCGAGGCCGGCCGCGCGTTGCAGCCGATCCTGCTGGGGTTGATGGCATGGGGCGACAAGTACGTCCACCGGGGCGAACCGCCGACGTTGTGGCGCCACGCATGCGGCGAGGTACTGACACCGGCGACGGTCTGCGCGCACTGCGGCGACCCGGCCGACGCACCCGGCACCCGCGCGATCCGCCTGGGCGCCGTGCGCTGA
- a CDS encoding MFS transporter: MTATAEVAREPGPAPLSRARVNAVFGAVLLGMLLAALDQTIVGTALPTIVGDLGGAGHLSWVVTSYLLAETIMTVVVGKLGDLFGRKLMFQLSVLVFGAGSFCAGFADSMVWLIVWRAVQGLGGGGLMVTSTALIADVVPLRERGKYQGVLGSVFGVVTVAGPMLGGFFVDHLSWRWAFYVNIPLVLVVLVVASSAMPNARAAVKPVVDYLGILLIGLAATGLTLVTSWGGTQYAWGSPVIIGMAAGSVVLLAAFVFAELRAKEPMLPMRLFRNPVFTVGGVMSFVVGFAMLGALSYLPTYMQYVQGTSATSSGVRLLPMVLALLVASIAAGNAVSRTGRYKIFPLAGAAGMTIGLYLLSWLDTGTGFWEASAYMAVLGLGIGLGMQVLTIAVQNTVDYADLGVATSGVTFLRSIGSSFGAAIFGTVYANQLTPHLAHAVAALPPGVDPRAVQVPTALHALPEAVSAPVIRVYSDSLHVVFLAAAPVGLVAFALAFFLKEVPLRDTARAAAPDLGDGFAMPEARTDDRELERAVATLFFRERRQVAPAIVERAGAGLDEGGIWCLLQVHLRQRRGEPATLRAIGEHFGVPAPVLEPAFNRLELTGQLRYTRDGWDLTDAGRAEFAKVTRAWHDWLAERLADWGTGDRAELDAAIGRVAARLLDQSAESRAYGRHALA, encoded by the coding sequence ATGACGGCCACCGCGGAGGTCGCCCGCGAGCCGGGACCCGCGCCGCTGAGCAGGGCACGGGTCAACGCCGTGTTCGGCGCCGTCCTGCTCGGGATGCTGCTCGCCGCGCTGGACCAGACCATCGTCGGCACCGCCCTGCCCACCATCGTCGGCGACCTCGGCGGCGCCGGGCACCTGTCCTGGGTCGTCACGTCCTACCTGCTCGCCGAGACGATCATGACCGTGGTCGTCGGCAAGCTCGGCGACCTGTTCGGCCGCAAGCTGATGTTCCAGCTGTCGGTGCTCGTGTTCGGCGCCGGCTCGTTCTGCGCCGGGTTCGCCGACAGCATGGTCTGGCTGATCGTCTGGCGCGCGGTGCAGGGCCTCGGCGGCGGCGGGCTCATGGTCACCTCGACCGCGCTCATCGCCGACGTCGTGCCGCTGCGCGAGCGCGGCAAGTACCAGGGCGTGCTCGGCTCGGTGTTCGGCGTGGTCACCGTGGCCGGCCCGATGCTGGGCGGCTTCTTCGTCGACCACCTGTCGTGGCGGTGGGCGTTCTACGTCAACATTCCGCTGGTCCTGGTGGTGCTGGTGGTCGCGTCGTCGGCGATGCCGAACGCGCGTGCCGCGGTCAAGCCGGTCGTCGACTACCTCGGCATCCTGCTCATCGGCCTGGCCGCCACCGGGCTCACGCTGGTGACGAGCTGGGGCGGCACGCAGTACGCGTGGGGCTCGCCGGTGATCATCGGGATGGCGGCGGGCTCGGTGGTGCTGCTGGCCGCGTTCGTCTTCGCGGAGCTGCGCGCGAAAGAGCCGATGCTGCCGATGCGGCTGTTCCGCAACCCGGTGTTCACCGTCGGCGGGGTCATGAGCTTCGTCGTCGGCTTCGCGATGCTGGGCGCGTTGTCCTACCTGCCGACGTACATGCAGTACGTCCAGGGCACGTCGGCGACGTCGTCGGGAGTCCGGCTGCTGCCGATGGTGCTCGCGCTGCTCGTCGCGTCGATCGCCGCGGGCAACGCGGTGAGCCGCACCGGGCGCTACAAGATCTTCCCCCTGGCCGGCGCCGCGGGCATGACCATCGGGCTCTACCTGCTGTCGTGGCTCGACACCGGCACCGGGTTCTGGGAGGCGTCGGCGTACATGGCCGTGCTCGGCCTGGGCATCGGGCTCGGCATGCAGGTGCTGACCATCGCCGTGCAGAACACCGTCGACTACGCCGACCTGGGCGTCGCCACCTCGGGCGTGACGTTCCTTCGCTCGATCGGCAGCTCGTTCGGGGCGGCGATCTTCGGCACGGTGTACGCCAACCAGCTGACCCCCCACCTGGCGCACGCGGTCGCCGCGTTGCCACCGGGCGTCGATCCGCGGGCGGTGCAGGTGCCGACCGCCCTGCACGCGCTGCCGGAGGCGGTGTCGGCGCCGGTGATCCGGGTGTACAGCGACTCGCTGCACGTCGTGTTCCTCGCCGCCGCACCGGTCGGGCTGGTGGCGTTCGCGCTGGCGTTCTTCCTCAAGGAGGTCCCGCTGCGCGACACGGCGCGGGCGGCGGCGCCGGACCTCGGCGACGGCTTCGCGATGCCCGAGGCCCGGACGGACGACCGCGAGCTGGAACGCGCGGTCGCGACCCTGTTCTTCCGCGAGCGCCGCCAGGTCGCCCCGGCGATCGTCGAACGGGCCGGTGCCGGCCTCGACGAAGGTGGCATCTGGTGCCTGCTGCAGGTCCACCTGCGGCAACGCCGTGGGGAGCCGGCGACCCTCCGGGCGATCGGCGAGCACTTCGGCGTGCCGGCACCGGTGCTGGAACCGGCGTTCAACCGCCTGGAGCTGACCGGGCAGCTGCGCTACACGCGCGATGGCTGGGACTTGACCGACGCGGGCCGCGCGGAGTTCGCCAAGGTGACCCGCGCCTGGCACGACTGGCTGGCCGAGCGGCTGGCCGACTGGGGCACGGGCGACCGCGCCGAGCTGGACGCGGCGATCGGCCGGGTCGCGGCCCGGCTGCTGGACCAGAGCGCCGAATCGCGGGCGTACGGGCGGCACGCGCTCGCCTGA